One Misgurnus anguillicaudatus chromosome 19, ASM2758022v2, whole genome shotgun sequence genomic region harbors:
- the dnajb1a gene encoding dnaJ homolog subfamily B member 1a isoform X1: MGKDYYRVLGIEKGASDEEIKKAYRKQALRFHPDKNKSAGAEDKFKEIAEAYDVLSDSKKKDIYDRYGEDGLKGHAGGGSNGPSYTFHGDPHAMFAEFFGGRSPFDQFFASHGGVDHDMDIDDPFAAFGMGGMGGFPRSFKSRGGGHGCREKKKDPPVVHELKVSLEEVFSGCTKKMKISRKRLNPDGCTVRTEDKILTVDIKRGWKEGTKITFPKEGDETPTNIPADIVFVVKDKTHPVFRREGSDIIYPAKISLKDALCGCSISAPTLDGRTVTVTSRDVIKPGMKKRIVGEGLPLSKFPEKRGDMVLEFLVKFPDRLAAGTRDALVQILPP, translated from the exons ATGGGGAAAGATTATTACAGGGTGCTGGGGATCGAGAAGGGCGCCTCGGATGAGGAGATCAAGAAAGCGTACAGAAAACAAGCGTTAAGATTTCACCCCGACAAAAACAAATCGGCCGGAGCTGAAGATAAATTCAAAGAGATCGCAGAAGCTTACGATGTCCTGAGCGATTCCAAGAAGAAGGATATCTATGACAGATATGGAGAGGATG GGCTTAAAGGACACGCCGGCGGCGGAAGCAACGGCCCCAGCTACACTTTTCACGGCGATCCGCACGCCATGTTCGCCGAGTTTTTCGGCGGCCGCAGCCCGTTCGATCAGTTCTTCGCATCTCATGGGGGCGTAGACCATGACATGGACATCGACGACCCCTTCGCGGCTTTCGGAATGGGAGGAATGGGCGGTTTCCCCAGATCTTTCAAATCCCGCGGGGGCGGACACGGGTGCCGGGAAAAGAAGAAAGATCCCCCGGTCGTGCACGAGCTCAAGGTGAGTCTCGAAGAAGTCTTCTCCGGTTGCACGAAAAAAATGAAGATCTCTCGCAAGAGGTTAAACCCGGACGGCTGCACCGTGCGCACCGAAGACAAAATTCTTACGGTGGACATCAAACGTGGCTGGAAGGAAGGGACTAAGATTACCTTCCCCAAAGAGGGAGACGAGACGCCGACCAACATCCCTGCCGACATAGTCTTTGTGGTGAAGGACAAGACACACCCTGTGTTTCGGAGGGAAGGCTCTGACATCATTTACCCTGCAAAGATATCGCTTAAAGAT GCTCTCTGCGGCTGTTCCATTAGCGCTCCCACCCTGGATGGCAGAACTGTCACAGTGACATCACGTGATGTCATTAAACCCGGCATGAAGAAGAGGATTGTGGGAGAGGGACTGCCGCTGTCCAAATTTCCTGAAAAGAGAGGAGACATGGTGCTGGAATTCTTAGTGAAATTTCCAGACAGGTTAGCAGCGGGTACGCGTGACGCTCTGGTTCAGATTCTGCCACCGTGA
- the LOC129429544 gene encoding E3 ubiquitin-protein ligase TRIM39 produces the protein MPLRPRAASQPGRSNILPSPKVTSALRPRALSSQSKSALEDELSCPVCCEIFSDPVVLKCSHSFCRLCLQHFWNKKAAKRECPVCRRKCSLTEPTVSLALKNVCDAILKEQKQPAGAGSDLANGASKPEALCAAHGEGLKLFCQYDEEVLCCVCQTSKKHQGHSVCPLEEAANDLKEEMRQIVVPLKKSLRRLYEAKQECDDITVHIKNQRQQTEKQIRDEFEELRQFLLLEEAARISHLAEEEEAKKQAMKKKADAITRDILTFSHTVVAIENEIANDNIVFMQNYRNLKKRSQITFQEPENVPDCLINVAEHISSLKFRVWENMQTMVEHTFVTLDPNTAYPCLSLSKNLTSVSNTGTMKQLPDNPERFDHFVFVLGSKSFTSGCHSWEVDVGQNNDWVIGVAKASIARKGKISGCPEGGFWTIALSDGKYTAMTTPHTPLEVKGHLERVRVKIDYGAGEVSFFDSVDTTLIYTFKDHFTEKMFPFFCPGANVNGNNPGPLKICPVRVAVWNSATW, from the exons ATGCCTTTGCGACCAAGAGCTGCTTCTCAACCTGGAAGATCCAACATCCTTCCAAGTCCCAAAGTGACTTCAGCCCTGCGTCCGAGAGCTCTGTCTTCCCAATCCAAATCGGCTTTGGAGGACGAGCTTTCTTGTCCGGTCTGCTGCGAGATCTTCAGCGATCCTGTGGTACTGAAGTGCAGCCACAGCTTTTGTCGTCTCTGCCTTCAGCACTTCTGGAACAAGAAGGCAGCCAAGCGGGAATGTCCGGTCTGCAGGAGGAAATGTTCCCTGACAGAACCCACAGTGAGTCTGGCTTTGAAGAACGTGTGCGATGCCATCTTAAAGGAGCAGAAACAACCTGCCGGAGCCGGGTCTGATTTAGCCAACGGTGCATCCAAACCGGAGGCTCTTTGTGCTGCTCATGGCGAGGGACTCAAACTGTTCTGTCAGTATGATGAAGAGGTTCTGTGTTGCGTCTGTCAGACCTCTAAAAAACATCAGGGTCACAGCGTTTGTCCTTTAGAAGAGGCTGCGAACGATCTCAAG GAGGAAATGCGACAGATCGTCGTTCCTCTCAAGAAAAGTCTCAGACGGCTCTATGAAGCCAAACAGGAATGCGATGACATCACTGTACACATCAAG AATCAAAGGCAGCAGACCGAGAAACAGATTCGTGATGAGTTTGAGGAGCTCCGCCAGTTTCTTCTTTTGGAGGAGGCTGCACGAATCTCTCATCTTGCTGAAGAAGAAGAGGCCAAAAAACAGGCGATGAAGAAAAAAGCGGATGCCATCACTCGTGATATACTTACCTTTTCTCACACGGTGGTGGCCATTGAAAACGAGATCGCTAATGACAACATTGTCTTTATGCAG AACTACAGGAATTTAAAGAAGAG ATCTCAGATAACATTTCAAGAACCAGAAAACGTCCCCGACTGTCTGATCAACGTTGCAGAACACATCAGCTCTCTGAAGTTCAGAGTGTGGGAGAACATGCAGACTATGGTGGAACACA CTTTCGTGACATTGGACCCAAACACGGCGTACCCCTGTCTGTCTCTCAGCAAGAACCTTACAAGTGTTTCTAACACAGGGACAATGAAACAGCTTCCAGATAACCCTGAGCGCTTCGATCACTTTGTTTTTGTGCTAGGATCCAAGAGTTTCACCTCAGGATGTCATTCCTGGGAGGTGGACGTGGGCCAGAACAATGACTGGGTCATAGGTGTGGCCAAAGCATCCATAGCCAGGAAAGGAAAAATCTCCGGCTGTCCAGAAGGAGGATTCTGGACCATCGCGCTCTCAGATGGGAAATACACGGCAATGACCACTCCACACACACCACTCGAGGTGAAGGGTCACCTGGAACGGGTTCGTGTGAAGATCGACTACGGGGCTGGAGAGGTCAGCTTCTTCGACTCGGTGGACACGACACTGATCTACACATTTAAGGACCATTTTACTGAGAAGATGTTTCCTTTTTTCTGTCCGGGTGCAAATGTTAATGGGAACAATCCAGGCCCGCTAAAGATCTGTCCTGTAAGAGTGGCAGTATGGAACAGCGCCACCTGGTGA
- the LOC129429569 gene encoding C-signal encodes MATLKSCSALVTGANRGLGLEMVKQLLEAHCSKIFAGCRDPDGPNSESLRELASKHPSILTIVRLDVTDARSIKESAEKVSSLLGNSGLNLLVNNAAVLKQKSMLTATVEDMQDNFNTNVIGPMLVIREYLPYLRAAVKASGKAGLSCDKAAIVNFSDSDTSSMSIVPTIESPFPLFPYSISKAALNMLTVCSAMELKEDEILCVSIHPGWVKTDMGGDKAPLEPRESVEGILRVISGLTDKQNGLFIDYTGKIMPW; translated from the exons ATGGCCACATTAAAGTCATGCAGTGCTCTGGTCACAGGAGCCAACCGGGGATTGGGTTTGGAAATGGTTAAGCAACTTCTCGAAGCCCACTGCTCGAAAATATTTGCTGGATGTCGGGACCCAGACGGGCCAAATTCTGAG TCACTGAGAGAACTGGCCAGTAAACATCCGAGTATTTTGACTATTGTGCGTCTAG ATGTCACTGATGCACGCAGTATCAAAGAGTCCGCCGAGAAAGTGTCGTCTTTACTGGGGAATAGCGGCTTAAATCTGCTGGTGAATAATGCAGCCGTGCTGAAACAAAAAAGCATGCTGACCGCCACAGTGGAGGACATGCAGGACAACTTCAACACCAATGTGATAGGACCTATGTTAGTCATTAGG GAGTATTTGCCATACCTGCGTGCAGCAGTTAAAGCCAGTGGTAAAGCAGGGTTGTCATGTGATAAAGCAGCTATTGTCAACTTCTCCGATTCAGATACATCCTCCATGAGCATCGTGCCAACAATAGAGTCACCATTTCCCCTCTTCCCTTACAGCATCAGCAAG GCAGCTCTCAACATGTTAACAGTGTGTTCGGCTATGGAGTTGAAAGAAGATGAGATCCTCTGCGTTTCCATTCATCCTGGATGGGTGAAGACCGACATGGGGGGAGATAAG GCACCTCTTGAACCGAGAGAAAGTGTGGAGGGGATTCTGCGTGTCATTAGCGGTCTCACTGACAAACAGAATGGTTTATTCATTGACTACACTGGAAAAATAATGCCCTGGTAA
- the dnajb1a gene encoding dnaJ homolog subfamily B member 1a isoform X2, whose translation MQPGSWLKGHAGGGSNGPSYTFHGDPHAMFAEFFGGRSPFDQFFASHGGVDHDMDIDDPFAAFGMGGMGGFPRSFKSRGGGHGCREKKKDPPVVHELKVSLEEVFSGCTKKMKISRKRLNPDGCTVRTEDKILTVDIKRGWKEGTKITFPKEGDETPTNIPADIVFVVKDKTHPVFRREGSDIIYPAKISLKDALCGCSISAPTLDGRTVTVTSRDVIKPGMKKRIVGEGLPLSKFPEKRGDMVLEFLVKFPDRLAAGTRDALVQILPP comes from the exons ATGCAGCCTGGTTCCT GGCTTAAAGGACACGCCGGCGGCGGAAGCAACGGCCCCAGCTACACTTTTCACGGCGATCCGCACGCCATGTTCGCCGAGTTTTTCGGCGGCCGCAGCCCGTTCGATCAGTTCTTCGCATCTCATGGGGGCGTAGACCATGACATGGACATCGACGACCCCTTCGCGGCTTTCGGAATGGGAGGAATGGGCGGTTTCCCCAGATCTTTCAAATCCCGCGGGGGCGGACACGGGTGCCGGGAAAAGAAGAAAGATCCCCCGGTCGTGCACGAGCTCAAGGTGAGTCTCGAAGAAGTCTTCTCCGGTTGCACGAAAAAAATGAAGATCTCTCGCAAGAGGTTAAACCCGGACGGCTGCACCGTGCGCACCGAAGACAAAATTCTTACGGTGGACATCAAACGTGGCTGGAAGGAAGGGACTAAGATTACCTTCCCCAAAGAGGGAGACGAGACGCCGACCAACATCCCTGCCGACATAGTCTTTGTGGTGAAGGACAAGACACACCCTGTGTTTCGGAGGGAAGGCTCTGACATCATTTACCCTGCAAAGATATCGCTTAAAGAT GCTCTCTGCGGCTGTTCCATTAGCGCTCCCACCCTGGATGGCAGAACTGTCACAGTGACATCACGTGATGTCATTAAACCCGGCATGAAGAAGAGGATTGTGGGAGAGGGACTGCCGCTGTCCAAATTTCCTGAAAAGAGAGGAGACATGGTGCTGGAATTCTTAGTGAAATTTCCAGACAGGTTAGCAGCGGGTACGCGTGACGCTCTGGTTCAGATTCTGCCACCGTGA
- the gipc1 gene encoding PDZ domain-containing protein GIPC1: MPLGLGRRKKASPLVENEEAEPIRAGLNVSGLDRLDGSGVSLGGGATQEGLPPPPTSLRPRLIFHTQLAHGSPTGRIEGFSNVRELYAKIGEAFGIPPTEVMFCTLNTHKVDMDKLLGGQIGLEDFIFAHVKGQRKEVDVFKGEDALGLTITDNGAGYAFIKRIREGSTIDQIQVINVGDMIESINGQILIGCRHYEVAKMLKELPKGKTFVLKMVEPLKAFDMISQRSGSRSGSAQLGTGRGTLRLRSKGPATVEELPSAFEEKAIEKVDDLLESYMGIRDSELAATMVELGKDKKNPDEFAEALDETLGDFAFPDEFVFDVWGAIGDAKVGRV; encoded by the exons ATGCCTCTTGGATTGGGCCGCAGAAAGAAAGCATCTCCTCTGGTAGAGAATGAGGAGGCAGAACCGATCCGAGCCGGGCTGAACGTCTCAGGCCTGGATAGACTGGATGGTAGTGGGGTCAGCCTGGGCGGAGGAGCGACCCAGGAGGGCCTGCCACCTCCACCGACCAGCCTACGTCCTCGTCTGATCTTCCACACCCAGCTGGCTCACGGCAGTCCCACCGGTCGTATCGAGGGCTTCAGCAACGTGCGTGAACTTTATGCCAAGATAGGAGAGGCTTTTGGGATACCTCCAACGGAG GTAATGTTTTGCACACTGAACACTCACAAAGTGGATATGGACAAACTCTTGGGTGGCCAGATTGGTTTGGAGGACTTTATATTCGCTCACGTGAAAGGCCAGAGGAAAGAGGTGGATGTCTTTAAAGGAGAAGATGCCCTTGGGCTCACCATCACTGACAATGGAGCTGGCTATGCTTTTATTAAG AGAATCAGAGAAGGCAGCACTATTGATCAGATCCAAGTCATCAACGTGGGTGACATGATCGAGTCCATCAACGGGCAGATACTCATCGGCTGTCGCCATTATGAGGTTGCCAAAATGCTGAAGGAATTACCCAAAGGAAAAACCTTTGTCTTGAAGATGGTGGAACCTTTGAAGGCA TTCGACATGATCAGTCAGCGCTCTGGAAGCAGGTCAGGCTCGGCACAGTTAGGAACAGGCAGAGGAACATTGCGTCTGAGATCTAAAGGACCGGCCACCGTGGAGGAACTG CCCTCAGCATTTGAAGAAAAAGCTATTGAGAAAGTGGATGATCTTTTGGAGAGCTACATGGGCATAAGAGACAGTGAACTTG CGGCCACGATGGTGGAACTCGGCAAGGATAAAAAGAACCCGGATGAGTTTGCCGAAGCTTTGGACGAGACTCTGGGTGACTTCGCATTTCCAGATGAATTTGTGTTCGATGTGTGGGGCGCCATAGGCGACGCGAAGGTCGGCCGCGTGTAA